In Labilibaculum sp. DW002, the genomic window ATTATATTGATCGGGTTCGAAGAAATCTTTCAGCCACATTTACAAGAAACGAGCAACAATTCAAGCTAAAAACTAAAAAGGTTTATCCGGAAGTTAGAGAAGGACGTTTTAAGGTTGATTTAATTTTTGATGGTACTTCGCCAGAGAATTTACGTACTGGGCAAACCTATCATCTCAAACTAGAGTTAGGACAACCCGTTGATGCAATTCTATTGCCTCGAGGTGGTTTTTTCCAAAGCACAGGTGGACAATGGGTATTTATTTTAGATGAGTCGGGTGATTTTGCTATAAAGAGAAAAATAAACATTGGACGACAAAATTCACAATATTTCGAAGTGCTAGAAGGCTTACAAGAAGGAGAAAAAGTGATCACTTCCAGCTACGAATCGTTCGGCGATAATGAGCGGATTGAATTTAAATAAGTAAAACATAAGTATCCTACAAAGACGAATTACTAAATTAGACCTTATATATAATTGTAAATCCTAAAATCAAAACATATGATTAACACGGTAAATCTTAAGAAAATATTTAGGACAGACGAAATTGAAACGCTGGCACTAAATAATGTAAACCTAAACATCAAAAAAGGTGAATTTGTTGCCATTATGGGACCTTCAGGTTGTGGAAAATCAACTCTTCTAAACATCTTGGGTTTACTTGATAATCCATCAGAAGGAGAGTTTCATTTCAAAGGAACCAATGTTGCCGAGTACAAAGAAAACAAACGTACCGATTTACGAAAAGGGAACATTGGTTTTGTGTTCCAGAGTTTTAACCTGATTGATGAATTGAATGTTTTTGAGAACGTTGAAATGCCACTGGTTTATCAGGGAATTAGTAATAAGAAGCGCAAGGAAATGGTAAATAAAGTACTCGATCGTATGAGTATGAGTCATAGAGCTAAACATTATCCACAGCAACTTTCAGGAGGACAACAGCAGCGTGTTGCTATTGCTCGTGCAGTTGTGTCAAACCCGGGCTTAATTCTTGCCGATGAGCCTACAGGTAACCTGGATTCATCAAACGGTCAAGAAGTGATGGAATTGCTTACTGAGCTTAACCGTGAAGGTACAACGATTATAATGGTAACCCACTCACACAAAGATTCTGGCTATGCACATCGTGTGATTAACTTGTTTGATGGAAAAGTGGTAACTGAAAATGTTCCTGTAGAAGAAATGGCAGATTAAGAATCAACCATAAATCCTTATCAGATTACAACATATTATGAAATTACCTATTAGTCTTAAATTATCTATTCGTAGCATCCTGAAAAACAAAGTTCAATCCGTTATTAGCATATTGGGTTTGGGAATTGGTTTGGGTTGTGTGTTTTTACTGCTTTTGCTGTATATACATGAAAATTCTTTCGATAAATTCATTCCTCAAAAGGAAAATTTATATCGAATTATTCGTGGAGAAGATTGCAATACTACCTACCCATTGGGAAGTACGATACAAGCGGAAATTCCTCAGGTAAATAGCTTTTTTAGAATTCATCAGGTAAGCCAAGTAGAATTAAAAAACGCCAATAATGTTTTGCTCAAAGATGATAATTTTGCTTGTGCAGATAGCAGTATATATAAGAATTTAGGAATTAAAATTCGGAATGGTAGCGTCCCAAGATCTGTTAACGAAATTTGTATTTCTTCATCCATTGCAGATAAATATTTTGCGAAGGAAGATCCGATTAATCAATTGTTAAAGATTAAAATAGGTGAACAGTTTTGTGATTTAAGTGTTTGCGGTGTTTACAAGGATTTTCCCGCTTATTCAAGTCTACATCCTAATTTCATTGGGCACATTCATCTAATGGATAAGTTCTCATCTCACAAAAGAAAAAAATGGGGACATTACACATCATCAAAAAATAATTTTAGAGACTGGAATCATTTTGATTTGCATACCTATGTTCGTTTGACTTCAAAAGCAAAACCTGCTATGGTCGAACAAAGTTTACAAGCATATAAAAATCGCACATCTGATGAGAAAATAATGGTTCTAGATTATCATTTACAGCCAGTTTCTGATATATATCTCCATTCGAACAACTTGAATCGTAATTTTTATACTCGAAAAGGAAACCCGAGCGAGTTGATCTACTTTTTGATCATATCTTCTTTAATTTTAATTATTGCAATCGTAAACTATGTTTTTCTGACAAAGGCCAAGATTGAAATTCGCATTAAAGATTTAGGAGTACAAAAGGCAATGGGTGCTTCCAGTATGCATATTTTCAAGCAAGTATTATTGGAATCAAATCTCTTGGCAATCATCAGTCTTATACCAGCATCACTAATTGTCATACTTGGAATTCCCTATTTAAAAGAAACGCTCAACAGAACACTAAGCATTGATGTTTTTACACTTTGGCAGAGCTATATTGCTCTTATTCTTGTGGTACTTATTACTGGCAGCTTTGCTGGACTGCTAATTGGATTTCGTGTTTCAAAAATCTCCTCGGTACTACTGATTAAAGGCAAATTAGTGAAATCTATAAAAAGAAAGCAATGGGGAAATTCATTCTTAATTGTACATTTTACAATATTCGTATTATTAATTGTTGGCGTAATAAGCATCAAAAAACAATTGGATTTCGCTCAAACAGGATCTAAAAATATCGATACCCAAAACATCATTGTCTGTGAACTAAATTCTGAAGAGTTGAGCCAACAATTCCAGATGATTGATAGTGAGATAAGAAAAATACCAGGTGTAACAAAAGTTGCTGGATCATCCTTTATTCCTCCTTTTAAAAATTTCCTTCCTGTTAATATGGCATGTGGTGATGATCAAGTTCGTTTCGATGGTTTGATTATGGGTAAAGGCATGATTGATCTCTTGGGCTTAAAGCTTATAGATGGAGAAGGTCTAGGTGATTTCCATGACAATAGGAACGAAATGGTTTTTAATGAATCGGCCGCAAAAGAGCACAATCTTAAAGTTGGCTCTATATTTAATGGCGCTTTTTTGGTAAGAGGTATTGTGAAAGATTTTAACGCACACTCCTTTCATGAAAAAATTCGTCCGATGGTAATTCTGCAACAGGATCCTAAAAAATTATACCTTTTAGCAGTAAAAACTACAGAGAATAGCCATGTGTCCGTTCAAAAGAAATTGAATCAGTTTTTCAAAAAAATTGCTCCTGATAAAATCGTCAAAACCTATTCTTTACAAGATCAAATCAATCAATTTTATCATAAAGAAGAACAAC contains:
- a CDS encoding ABC transporter permease; translation: MKLPISLKLSIRSILKNKVQSVISILGLGIGLGCVFLLLLLYIHENSFDKFIPQKENLYRIIRGEDCNTTYPLGSTIQAEIPQVNSFFRIHQVSQVELKNANNVLLKDDNFACADSSIYKNLGIKIRNGSVPRSVNEICISSSIADKYFAKEDPINQLLKIKIGEQFCDLSVCGVYKDFPAYSSLHPNFIGHIHLMDKFSSHKRKKWGHYTSSKNNFRDWNHFDLHTYVRLTSKAKPAMVEQSLQAYKNRTSDEKIMVLDYHLQPVSDIYLHSNNLNRNFYTRKGNPSELIYFLIISSLILIIAIVNYVFLTKAKIEIRIKDLGVQKAMGASSMHIFKQVLLESNLLAIISLIPASLIVILGIPYLKETLNRTLSIDVFTLWQSYIALILVVLITGSFAGLLIGFRVSKISSVLLIKGKLVKSIKRKQWGNSFLIVHFTIFVLLIVGVISIKKQLDFAQTGSKNIDTQNIIVCELNSEELSQQFQMIDSEIRKIPGVTKVAGSSFIPPFKNFLPVNMACGDDQVRFDGLIMGKGMIDLLGLKLIDGEGLGDFHDNRNEMVFNESAAKEHNLKVGSIFNGAFLVRGIVKDFNAHSFHEKIRPMVILQQDPKKLYLLAVKTTENSHVSVQKKLNQFFKKIAPDKIVKTYSLQDQINQFYHKEEQQVKIISAFSLLAIVLSIMGLLGMVLNAIFLKRKEIGIRKINGAKTHEIIKMLNRDFLKWVAIAFIIACPIAYYVIDKWLENFAYKTELSWWVFVLAGLIAMCIALLTVSVQSWRAATRNPVESLRYE
- a CDS encoding ABC transporter ATP-binding protein; protein product: MINTVNLKKIFRTDEIETLALNNVNLNIKKGEFVAIMGPSGCGKSTLLNILGLLDNPSEGEFHFKGTNVAEYKENKRTDLRKGNIGFVFQSFNLIDELNVFENVEMPLVYQGISNKKRKEMVNKVLDRMSMSHRAKHYPQQLSGGQQQRVAIARAVVSNPGLILADEPTGNLDSSNGQEVMELLTELNREGTTIIMVTHSHKDSGYAHRVINLFDGKVVTENVPVEEMAD